Part of the Candidatus Omnitrophota bacterium genome is shown below.
TAACAAAATATTATAATCTAAGTAAGTTTATGATGATGGCGTATGCGAATGCATGCGCCTTTTTTCGTCGCTGTTAACTATTATAAGTAAGTTTAAGTAAGTATATATAAAAAAACACTTGACAAGATAAGTTCATTATGTTTTAATTAAAACCATAATACTTTATAGTTAAGCCTGTTTTACCCTCAGGCAAGGAAAAATAACACTCATGTCAAGACTAATTGATATCGATGAATTAGCAGAATATCTGAAATTAAAGAAACAGACTATCTATAACTGGCTTAACCAGCGTAAAATATCCGGAATTAAAGTTGGAGGGGTCTGGAGGTTTGACCGCAAGGATATCGATAACTGGTTAAGGTCTAAGAAACGTGAATCGACTGGTTCGAATGGGCCGGCTGCGTCGGCTCCGGGGGATAGCCAATGAATTATTTAGGTATATATTTCGGGATCAAGGATATTAATCTGGTGGAGGTCAGCGGTAAGAAGATTGTGAATAATATCCGCCTGCCGCATCTTAGTTTGGCTATAGCAGAACTGGAAGAGAAGGTTCCTGCGGACATAAAGATAATGGCTATGCTTAAGGATGCTTTCCGGACCAATCGTATAAGCGCAGAGAAAGCCTTCTTTTGCATCTCCGGCCAAGACCTGGTTATCCGTACATTTGAGATCCCGCTTCTTCCGCAAAGTGAATTAAAGAGCGCGGTTAATTTTGAGGCCAAGAAATATATACCTTTTAAACTTGAAGAGTTGGATTATGATTTTCAAGTCTTATTTGATAAAAAAAACAAGACCAGCCTTGTGCTTTTTGTCGGAATAAAAAAGGAGATCCTTACCAATTACATCTCTATTTCTAAACAGCTTAATCTTAAAGTCGATATAGTAGAATATTCAGCTTTTAGTATTTTACGTCTCTTAAAACTTTCCGGTTTAAGCGATGCGGGTGTGGTGGCAACTCTTTGCTATGATTTAAATAATGAAGATGAGGCAAATTTTACGGTTTTTGAAAACGGGTTTTCCTTATTTAGCCGCGATTTTATTTTAACGGGTGAGCCGGCGAGCTTTGAGCAGACCGTAGAGACTGATTCTATTGCCAAACGCGAGAAATTAAAAAATGAGATCCGGGTTTCCCTTGATTACTATAATCGTAAATTCCCCGAGAAAGATATAAAAAATATCTTTGTAATTTCTGATAAAGAAAGCCGTTCTGAACTAAATTCTTTTTTTGTAGAATTTTCTCTTCCGGTAAAGTTTGTGGAAATTCAGAAGGTTTTAGGCAGAGGGGTTGGGTATTCTTCGATACTTGCCAAAAGTTTTTCCACCGCGTTATTTAAATCCGCGCCTCTTAAAATTAAAATAAATCTGCTTGAGGCAAGGCTCAAAGCCGGCAAGGCTGTTAGCGAAGGCTGGAAACCCCTTGCCTTATTGGAAGGTTTCAAATTGGACTTTAAATTCATAATTTTAGGGATTGTTGTCTGTGCGGCTGTTTTTGGATACGGATTAATGCGTGTTAAACCTATGCAGGAGGAGTTGGTTGAAATTAAAAGTAAACGGGTAAAAATCAATTCTGTTGTTGGCGACGATAGCCTTGACGGTCTTTCTGCTTTGGGCGCCAAATACAAGAAAAAAATTGTTACCTTGGATAATTTGGTGAAGAATCAGCTGTATGTTACTTATCCGCTTGATGCAATTCCTGCTCTTTTACCCAAAGGGGTGTGGCTGGAAAATTTTAGCCTGACTAAAAAAATAGGGAGCAGGACCGAGCTTATCCTTAATGGGCAGGTTTATCTGGAAAATGGCGAAAAAGAGTTTGAGTCGGTCAACCTTTTCCTTACAAACTTGAAAAAAGATCCTGTATTTTCTAAATATTTTAAAGAAATTATCATAAGCTCAATTGATCAAAAACTGGTAGGGGATAAGAGTTTAACGGTATTTACAATAGTCTGCCAGAATTTTCCGGAGAGAAAATAGCATGGAAAAGGTCGAGTTATTTGAAAAGAATAAAAGTAAAGTTTTAAATCTCGGGGTAATCATCTTGGCATTATTCATTGCTTTCCAGATTTATAAAACAGCTGATGAACAGGTAAATTCTTTAATCCAACAGAAGGATGACGAACTTAAGAAGAATAAGGCCACGGAAGAAATAGCCGGCCTTGAAAGAAAAATAGAAGGGTATAAGAAAATTTTTGTCAAGGAAGATATGGGTTCGGTTATCGACACAATATCAAATATAGCCAAAGATTGCTCAATTAAAATTGTTTCTATAAAACCCAGCAATGAGGAGGCTTATCCTGATTACGTTAAATCGGTGTTTTTAATAACGCTCAGCGCGCCTAATTATCATTCTTTAGGTAATTTTATCAGCCAAATTGAGAGCTATAAGGATATCTATATAGTTGATGAGGTAAGCATAGCTTCGGCAGAAATTAAAGAGCCTCAGGAAAGTACAAATACGAATTTAAACGTTAACTTAAAAATCAGCACAATATCCTATAAATAAATGATGAAACGTTTATCCAATTATATATCCTTGGTTTTTTCTCTAACTGCAGTAATAAATTTAGGGTTTATTGCTTTAGCGCAGGCAAATACAGCTGATGAAACAATCGACCGTCCGCAAATTAAATATAGATCCGGGCAGTTACGCGATCCTTTTGTGTCGGTTATGGTAAAAGAGGGAAAAAAGCCAAGCTTGCAAGAACAGGAAGCGGCTGAATTAAAACGGCCAAAAATCAATCTTAGCGCTTTGGAGGTGCAGGGGATAATCTGGGGGGCAAAGGTGCCTCAGGCCATTATTAATAATAAGGTTTTAGTTGCCGGAGATTCAATAAACGGAGCTGAAATTTTGAGCATTGATAAAAAAGGGGTTACTTTAAGTTTTGCCGGAGAGGTTGTTAATTTAGCGGCACCCGGCCAAAATTCTGTTTTAAATGAAAAAGAATAGGGCTTTTGCCGAATAAAAAATTAAAGGAGGGATTTAATGAAAAAAATATTTTTCACTCTTGCCGTTACCGGTTTTTTAATGTTTGCTTTTTTTGTCCCGCGGTTAAATGCCGAGGTTCAACCGGTTTTTCCTGGAGGTGACGTTGTTATCTCTATGGACTTTAAGGATGCTAGCCTTAAAGATATTCTCAAGGCTTTTTCCATGCAGTCAGGGTTAAATTTTATTTCCTCTGAGGCGGTACAGGATAGAAAAGTTACTCTTTATCTTGATAAGGTGCCGCTAAACTATGCGATGGATAAGATCTTTAGCGCAAACAATCTCTCTTATGAGCTGGACAATAAAGCCAATATTTTTGTGGTTAAGGAATGGGGTAAGATGGAGACCGAAACCGTGACCAAAGTTTTCTTTTTAAAATTTGCTACAGTTTCTACCTCATCCTTAAAAGAGGAGTTGTCTAAGGGTGCGCTTAAAAGCAGCTCAGATACCAGTGGTACGGCTAGTGCATCTGCCAGCGCTAGAACTAAATGGAAAGAGGAAGGTGAAAGCGGGATATCCAGCGCCGTAAAAAAATTACTTTCCGGATCGGGTTCTTTGATCGAAGATTTCCGCACCAATAGCCTTATTGTTACCGATACTCCTATGAAAATGAAAGTGATTGCTCAAGTAATCGCGTCATTGGATGTGGCAATACCCCAGGTAATGCTCGAAGTGGAAATGTTGGATGTAAGCAAGAACGCGGTAGATAAGCTGGGTTTTGAGTTCGGCGATACGCCTTTTACGGCAATTGTTACCGGAGCTACTGCCGGCCTGGGTTTTCCCTACCATAGCTGGGGGAAGATCGTGGATGGAGCTTACGGTACTCTGTCCGTTAATCCTAGCGCTAATTCTTATCAGATGCAGTTGGATTATATGAGGACGCTCACCGATACGAAATATTTGGCCCGGCCTAAGCTTCTTACTTTGAATAATGAAACCGCGGAAATTTCTATTACCAAGGATGAGATAGTGGGCAGGCAGGATACAACAACTTTTAACACCGGGGGAAGTCCCACCACTACCAGCGTTTATCTAAGATCAACCGGCCTTGAGCTCACTAAAGAAGGAACCGGTATTTTCCTTAAAGTAACCCCGCAGATAAATCTGGATACAAACGAGATTACGATGGTGATCAATCCAAAATCAAGCGTTTCGAATATAAGTTCCTTGAGTAACTCAAGTAATCCGCAGTCAGATGTTGAAGTAAGAAGCACAAAATCCATAGTTAAGGTTAAGGACGGAGAGACTGTAGTTTTGGGCGGGCTGATCCATCAGGACAAGAGTGTTGCCATTAAAAAACTACCCATATTAGGCGATATCCCCCTGTTAGGGGTTTTATTTAGGCATAAGGACCAAACCAAGGATATCGAGCGGGAATTGATAGTTTTTATCACTCCGCGTATTGTTAGAGATAAAACGGATTTTAAACTTGCCCAAGTCCAGAATATTCAACTGCCGGCCAGGGAACAAGGCTCTGCGTTTGGTTCAACCCGTGATTATATTATCAGTTCGAGTATGAATAAATTTGATAAAAAGCATTAATAATGGTAAGAGACAAGTATTTAAGATTAGGCGAGTTCTTAATTAAGGAAGGATTGATTACTGTCGGCCAGTTGGAAAAAGCTATCAGCGTCCAGAGGCAGGAAGGCGGCCGTCTTGGTGAAATTCTGATCAAGTTGGAAATGGTTAAAGAAGATCAGGTAGTGGCAGCCTTAGGTAAACAGCTAAACATGCCTTATTTTTCACTGGGCACAGGAATGCTCAAGCCGGCGATGGATCAGGGCTTAGAGCATCTTATCCCCCAGGATTTTGCTTTTAAAAACTGCGTTTTACCCCTTTCGCGTATGCTCAGGTCTCTGACTGTAGCCATGGCTGATCCCCTGGATCTTCTTCTTATCGATAGCTTAAGAAAATTAACCGGTGGTGAGATTAATCCGGTAATCGCTACGCGTTCTGATATTATGAAAGCAATCGAAGAATTTTATGGGAAATCAGCGATGCTTAAGGATGCGGTTGATTCAAGTTATGATATAAGCGCTTCATTTGCCCAGAGCCAGGAAGAGTTGGGCCAGGAGCTGAGCCTGGATAAGCTGATTGCCAGGGCAGAAGAGGCCCCGGTTGTAAAATTAGTAGATTTAATAATCCGTCAGGCAATCGATGAACGGGCTTCGGATATACATATTGAACCTTTTAAAGACAAAATTTCTTTACGCTACAGGATTGATGGCAAGCTTTATGAGATTCCTCCTCCGGCAAAACATTTGCATCTGCCGCTTGTTTCGCGCGTCAAAATTTTAGCCAAGCTTGATATCGCGGAAAAAAGATTA
Proteins encoded:
- a CDS encoding helix-turn-helix domain-containing protein, giving the protein MSRLIDIDELAEYLKLKKQTIYNWLNQRKISGIKVGGVWRFDRKDIDNWLRSKKRESTGSNGPAASAPGDSQ
- the pilM gene encoding pilus assembly protein PilM yields the protein MNYLGIYFGIKDINLVEVSGKKIVNNIRLPHLSLAIAELEEKVPADIKIMAMLKDAFRTNRISAEKAFFCISGQDLVIRTFEIPLLPQSELKSAVNFEAKKYIPFKLEELDYDFQVLFDKKNKTSLVLFVGIKKEILTNYISISKQLNLKVDIVEYSAFSILRLLKLSGLSDAGVVATLCYDLNNEDEANFTVFENGFSLFSRDFILTGEPASFEQTVETDSIAKREKLKNEIRVSLDYYNRKFPEKDIKNIFVISDKESRSELNSFFVEFSLPVKFVEIQKVLGRGVGYSSILAKSFSTALFKSAPLKIKINLLEARLKAGKAVSEGWKPLALLEGFKLDFKFIILGIVVCAAVFGYGLMRVKPMQEELVEIKSKRVKINSVVGDDSLDGLSALGAKYKKKIVTLDNLVKNQLYVTYPLDAIPALLPKGVWLENFSLTKKIGSRTELILNGQVYLENGEKEFESVNLFLTNLKKDPVFSKYFKEIIISSIDQKLVGDKSLTVFTIVCQNFPERK
- the pilO gene encoding type 4a pilus biogenesis protein PilO; the protein is MEKVELFEKNKSKVLNLGVIILALFIAFQIYKTADEQVNSLIQQKDDELKKNKATEEIAGLERKIEGYKKIFVKEDMGSVIDTISNIAKDCSIKIVSIKPSNEEAYPDYVKSVFLITLSAPNYHSLGNFISQIESYKDIYIVDEVSIASAEIKEPQESTNTNLNVNLKISTISYK
- a CDS encoding secretin N-terminal domain-containing protein codes for the protein MKKIFFTLAVTGFLMFAFFVPRLNAEVQPVFPGGDVVISMDFKDASLKDILKAFSMQSGLNFISSEAVQDRKVTLYLDKVPLNYAMDKIFSANNLSYELDNKANIFVVKEWGKMETETVTKVFFLKFATVSTSSLKEELSKGALKSSSDTSGTASASASARTKWKEEGESGISSAVKKLLSGSGSLIEDFRTNSLIVTDTPMKMKVIAQVIASLDVAIPQVMLEVEMLDVSKNAVDKLGFEFGDTPFTAIVTGATAGLGFPYHSWGKIVDGAYGTLSVNPSANSYQMQLDYMRTLTDTKYLARPKLLTLNNETAEISITKDEIVGRQDTTTFNTGGSPTTTSVYLRSTGLELTKEGTGIFLKVTPQINLDTNEITMVINPKSSVSNISSLSNSSNPQSDVEVRSTKSIVKVKDGETVVLGGLIHQDKSVAIKKLPILGDIPLLGVLFRHKDQTKDIERELIVFITPRIVRDKTDFKLAQVQNIQLPAREQGSAFGSTRDYIISSSMNKFDKKH